The following proteins are co-located in the Myroides profundi genome:
- a CDS encoding DUF4625 domain-containing protein translates to MKTIIYIAFYSILSSLFLTSCTSGDDNVDTEPPVIILNAPVEGAKLEAGKDIHFDMDLTDNVALGTYNVDIHDNFDGHTHGKGVSIQSIEVRHDDHDHENDSRKAFKFNRTWDDIFGKKNDHVHQHDIVIDKDAKRGNYHFVVKVVDKAGNQSMVFRNIEIVDPGQGDSGHDHDHAH, encoded by the coding sequence ATGAAAACTATAATATATATCGCTTTTTACTCAATCCTTAGCTCATTGTTTTTAACGTCTTGTACATCTGGTGATGATAATGTAGATACAGAACCACCAGTGATTATACTAAATGCTCCAGTAGAAGGAGCTAAATTAGAAGCAGGAAAAGATATCCATTTTGATATGGATCTTACTGATAATGTAGCTTTAGGAACTTACAATGTTGATATTCATGATAATTTTGATGGACACACTCACGGTAAAGGAGTTAGTATTCAGAGTATAGAAGTTCGTCATGATGATCATGATCATGAAAATGATAGTAGAAAAGCATTTAAATTCAATCGTACATGGGATGATATTTTTGGTAAAAAGAATGACCATGTTCATCAACATGACATTGTTATTGATAAAGATGCTAAAAGAGGAAACTATCACTTCGTAGTGAAGGTAGTTGATAAAGCTGGTAACCAATCTATGGTGTTTAGAAATATCGAAATCGTTGATCCAGGTCAAGGAGACAGTGGTCATGACCACGATCATGCACATTAA
- a CDS encoding prolyl oligopeptidase family serine peptidase — translation MTLLVATIIVSCKQGATEEANVELKYPDTKKGEVVDTYFGVEVADPYRWLEDDRSEETAAWVKAENQVTFDYLAQIPFRDDLKKQMEEAWNYEKIGAPFKEGKYTYFFKNDGLQNQSILYRKDEAGKEEVFLDPNTFSKDGTTSLGSVDFSEDGSKVAYAISEGGSDWRKIIVLDAETKQVIGDTLVDVKFSGVSWFGNEGFYYSSYDKPTGSELSAKTDQHKLYYHKLGTAQKEDALIFGKDQKRRYVGGGVTSDNKYLIITAANSTYGNELYVKDLTVANSPIVTVVNNFDSSNGVLDSKDGKLYIVTDYKAPNTRVVTVDAKNPGQANWVDFIAETKNVLTPSTGAGYIFANYLKDAVAYVEQYDYTGKKVRVVELPGVGTVGGFGGKKSDTTLYYSFTNYITAGSIYAFNPVDGTSKVYEQPKVKFDSSQYESKQVFYTSKDGTKVPMIITHKKGLKLDGKNPTMLYAYGGFNISLTPSFSIANAIWLENGGVYAVPNLRGGGEYGKEWHVAGTQLQKQNVFDDFIAAGQYLIDNKYTSSDFLAIKGGSNGGLLVGATMTQRPDLMKVALPAVGVLDMLRYHTFTAGAGWAYDYGTSEDSKEMFEYLKGYSPLHNVKAVAYPATMVTTGDHDDRVVPAHSFKFAAELQAKNTGNNPMLIRIETNAGHGAGKSIAQQIQEHVDLQAFTLYNMGIKKLK, via the coding sequence ATGACTTTACTAGTTGCTACAATCATAGTTTCTTGTAAGCAAGGAGCTACAGAAGAAGCAAATGTAGAACTAAAGTACCCAGACACGAAAAAAGGTGAGGTAGTAGATACTTACTTCGGTGTAGAAGTAGCTGACCCATATAGATGGTTAGAAGATGATAGATCAGAAGAAACTGCTGCTTGGGTAAAAGCAGAGAACCAAGTTACTTTTGATTATTTAGCTCAGATTCCTTTTAGAGATGACCTAAAGAAACAAATGGAAGAGGCATGGAACTATGAGAAGATCGGTGCTCCATTTAAAGAAGGTAAATACACTTATTTCTTTAAAAATGACGGGTTACAGAATCAGTCTATTTTATACCGCAAAGATGAAGCTGGTAAAGAAGAAGTATTCTTAGATCCTAATACATTCTCTAAAGATGGTACTACATCATTAGGAAGTGTTGATTTCTCTGAGGATGGTTCTAAAGTAGCTTACGCTATCTCTGAAGGTGGAAGTGACTGGAGAAAGATTATCGTGCTAGATGCAGAAACAAAGCAAGTGATAGGGGATACATTAGTAGATGTGAAGTTTAGTGGTGTTTCTTGGTTTGGTAATGAAGGGTTCTATTACTCTAGTTATGATAAACCAACAGGTAGTGAATTATCTGCAAAGACAGATCAACATAAATTATATTACCACAAACTAGGTACAGCTCAGAAAGAGGATGCTCTAATCTTCGGTAAAGATCAGAAGAGACGTTACGTAGGTGGAGGAGTGACGAGTGATAATAAATATTTAATTATTACGGCTGCTAATTCTACTTATGGAAACGAGCTTTATGTGAAAGATTTGACTGTAGCGAATAGCCCTATAGTTACTGTAGTAAATAACTTCGACAGTAGTAATGGAGTATTAGATAGTAAAGATGGTAAATTATATATCGTAACAGATTATAAAGCACCTAACACAAGAGTAGTAACTGTAGATGCTAAGAATCCAGGACAAGCGAATTGGGTTGACTTTATCGCAGAGACAAAGAATGTATTGACACCTTCAACAGGAGCTGGATATATCTTCGCTAACTACTTAAAAGATGCTGTAGCGTATGTAGAGCAATATGACTATACAGGTAAGAAAGTGAGAGTAGTAGAATTACCAGGAGTTGGAACTGTTGGTGGTTTTGGTGGTAAAAAATCAGATACTACATTATACTATTCTTTCACGAACTATATCACTGCAGGAAGTATCTATGCTTTCAATCCAGTAGATGGTACGTCTAAAGTATATGAGCAACCTAAAGTGAAGTTTGACTCTTCTCAATATGAGTCTAAACAAGTATTCTATACTTCTAAAGACGGAACTAAAGTACCGATGATCATTACACATAAAAAAGGTCTTAAGTTAGATGGTAAGAATCCTACTATGCTATATGCTTACGGAGGGTTTAATATTAGCTTGACTCCTTCATTTAGCATTGCTAATGCTATTTGGTTAGAGAATGGTGGTGTATATGCTGTACCAAACCTTAGAGGTGGTGGAGAGTATGGTAAAGAATGGCACGTAGCAGGTACGCAATTACAAAAACAAAATGTATTTGATGACTTTATCGCTGCAGGTCAGTACTTAATTGACAATAAATATACTTCATCTGATTTCTTAGCTATTAAAGGTGGATCTAATGGAGGGTTATTAGTAGGTGCTACTATGACTCAACGTCCTGATCTTATGAAAGTAGCTTTACCAGCAGTAGGAGTATTAGATATGTTGCGTTACCACACTTTCACAGCAGGTGCAGGATGGGCATATGACTATGGTACTTCAGAAGATAGCAAAGAGATGTTCGAATACTTAAAAGGATATTCTCCTCTACACAATGTGAAAGCTGTAGCATACCCTGCTACAATGGTAACAACAGGTGACCATGATGATAGAGTAGTACCAGCACACAGCTTTAAGTTTGCAGCTGAGTTACAAGCTAAAAATACAGGTAATAATCCAATGTTAATTCGTATTGAAACGAATGCAGGACATGGTGCAGGTAAATCTATTGCTCAACAAATACAAGAGCACGTAGACTTACAAGCATTTACATTATACAATATGGGTATCAAGAAACTGAAATAG
- a CDS encoding SDR family oxidoreductase, with amino-acid sequence MKLKGKIALITGGTSGIGKATALLFIQHGAQVIITGRNKHTVDSTVAELGHQAIGIVSDAGNMVDLMRLGEELRHYTSRLDIVFVNAGFGKYAPLELIDETHYEEMFNTIVKGTLFTVQQVLPLMSSDSAIVLNTSIVTEVGMQNSSVYSAAKAAVQSFTKTFASELIGRGIRVNAVSPGPIQTNYFDRSNLSKEQVDSFTTSFAPQVPIQRFGLASEVAEAVMFLASDAASFIVGTELSVDGGFPKIKTS; translated from the coding sequence ATGAAACTAAAAGGTAAAATAGCGCTTATCACTGGTGGAACTAGTGGTATCGGTAAAGCAACAGCACTCTTATTTATCCAACACGGTGCACAGGTCATCATCACAGGTAGAAATAAACATACTGTAGACAGTACAGTGGCAGAACTAGGTCATCAAGCTATAGGTATCGTCTCTGATGCTGGTAATATGGTAGACCTGATGCGTCTAGGTGAAGAGTTACGTCACTACACTTCTCGTTTAGACATTGTGTTTGTCAATGCTGGTTTTGGTAAATATGCTCCTCTAGAGCTAATAGACGAGACGCACTATGAAGAGATGTTCAATACTATCGTCAAGGGAACTCTATTCACTGTACAGCAGGTCTTACCCCTTATGTCTAGTGATAGCGCTATCGTGCTAAACACTTCTATCGTCACTGAAGTAGGGATGCAAAACTCTAGTGTCTATTCTGCTGCTAAAGCAGCTGTACAATCGTTCACTAAGACCTTTGCCTCAGAATTAATCGGTAGAGGAATACGCGTTAATGCTGTATCGCCAGGCCCTATCCAAACGAACTACTTCGACCGATCTAACTTATCTAAAGAGCAAGTAGACTCATTCACTACTTCCTTCGCACCACAGGTGCCAATACAACGCTTCGGTCTAGCGTCTGAAGTAGCAGAGGCAGTGATGTTCTTAGCTTCTGATGCCGCTTCATTCATTGTAGGTACAGAGCTAAGTGTAGACGGAGGTTTTCCAAAGATAAAAACATCATAA
- a CDS encoding DUF1684 domain-containing protein produces MLGAVLSLLVSCSQPKTDIERAEVFQKELNKEFSDSKTSPLPKDALKKFKGLDFFPITEDYIVEAKLVRTPDEKPFTMPTTTSNKLNYVKYGELHFTLDKKEHKVDVFQDLDILKKEDYANHLFLPFTDLTSGVTTYGGGRYIDLEIPEGDLITLNFNQAYNPFCVYNPKYSCPIPPEQNFIEVEINAGVKNYKYE; encoded by the coding sequence ATGTTGGGAGCAGTATTATCCCTACTAGTATCATGTTCTCAGCCTAAAACAGATATAGAAAGAGCAGAGGTATTCCAAAAAGAACTCAACAAAGAGTTTAGCGACTCTAAAACATCTCCATTACCTAAGGATGCGCTAAAGAAGTTTAAAGGACTTGATTTCTTCCCTATAACAGAAGATTATATTGTAGAAGCTAAACTAGTTCGTACACCAGACGAAAAGCCTTTTACGATGCCTACAACGACTTCGAATAAGCTGAATTATGTCAAATACGGAGAACTACACTTTACATTAGATAAAAAAGAACATAAAGTAGATGTCTTTCAGGATCTAGATATCCTAAAGAAAGAAGACTATGCTAATCACCTATTCTTACCCTTTACAGATCTTACTTCTGGAGTGACTACTTATGGTGGAGGTAGATATATAGATTTAGAGATACCAGAAGGAGACCTTATTACTCTAAACTTTAATCAGGCTTATAATCCATTCTGCGTGTATAACCCTAAATACTCATGCCCTATACCACCTGAACAAAACTTCATAGAAGTAGAAATAAATGCTGGTGTAAAAAATTATAAATACGAATAA
- a CDS encoding Dps family protein — protein sequence MKTNIGLTDNARQFNAEVLSKLLADEFILYTKARNAHYNVTGVDFHSKHVYFEELYTELAVNVDAVAERIKTLGHYAPSSLKDYLKLTHLTEERKTTDTDSKSWIAELLIDYEVIVSFIRQNIDAIEESNDKSTADFLIGLMEAHEKTAWMLRSHLG from the coding sequence ATGAAAACAAATATCGGTCTTACAGACAACGCACGTCAATTCAATGCAGAAGTACTATCTAAATTATTAGCAGATGAGTTTATCCTTTACACTAAAGCGAGAAATGCTCATTATAACGTAACGGGGGTAGACTTCCATTCTAAACACGTATACTTCGAAGAACTATATACAGAACTAGCAGTGAATGTAGATGCTGTAGCAGAACGTATTAAAACACTAGGACACTATGCTCCTTCTTCTTTAAAAGATTACTTAAAACTAACTCACTTAACAGAAGAGAGAAAAACTACAGATACAGATAGTAAGTCTTGGATTGCAGAATTATTAATAGACTATGAGGTGATCGTATCCTTCATCAGACAGAATATAGATGCTATCGAAGAGTCTAATGATAAGAGTACTGCTGACTTCTTAATCGGCTTAATGGAAGCGCATGAGAAAACAGCTTGGATGCTACGTTCTCACTTAGGATAA
- the mtgA gene encoding monofunctional biosynthetic peptidoglycan transglycosylase, protein MIRKITRFFLKLALLFFGLSIFSVLVFRFVPVPYTPLMFIRLYEQVKDGKPMTLQHKWVPLDEINVNLQKAVIASEDGHFLTHNGFDFKAIEKAMKNNEKGKKIKGGSTISQQTAKNVFLWPGRSYIRKGFEAYFTVLIEFLWPKERILEVYLNSIEMGDGVYGAQAAAKHWYNKDAKNLTANQAAGIAVILPSPRRYKANNSGPYIAKRKNTITRYVNNFGPLDFNKKEANKKENKKK, encoded by the coding sequence ATGATACGAAAAATAACACGCTTCTTTTTAAAGCTAGCACTTCTCTTTTTTGGACTGAGTATTTTCTCAGTACTAGTCTTTCGTTTTGTCCCTGTACCTTATACCCCACTGATGTTTATCAGACTGTATGAACAGGTCAAAGATGGAAAACCAATGACACTACAACATAAATGGGTACCTCTAGATGAAATCAATGTCAATCTACAGAAAGCCGTGATCGCTAGTGAGGATGGACACTTCTTGACACATAATGGTTTTGATTTTAAAGCCATAGAGAAAGCAATGAAGAACAATGAAAAAGGCAAAAAAATCAAAGGTGGTAGTACCATCTCACAGCAGACTGCTAAGAATGTGTTCTTATGGCCTGGGCGTAGCTATATCCGCAAAGGCTTTGAAGCTTACTTTACAGTCCTGATAGAATTCCTATGGCCTAAAGAGAGAATCCTAGAAGTCTATCTGAATAGTATAGAGATGGGAGATGGTGTCTATGGAGCACAGGCTGCGGCAAAACATTGGTATAATAAAGATGCAAAGAACTTAACTGCTAATCAAGCAGCAGGTATCGCAGTGATCCTACCGAGTCCGAGACGATATAAAGCCAATAACTCCGGACCATATATCGCGAAAAGAAAGAACACAATCACGCGTTATGTGAACAACTTCGGACCTCTCGATTTTAATAAGAAAGAAGCTAATAAAAAAGAGAATAAGAAGAAGTAA
- a CDS encoding 3-ketoacyl-ACP reductase codes for MKLKGKNAIITGGGRGLGKATAVAFAQEGINVAITGRNEKTLQATVTELEALGVKATYAVFDVTDKAKVKAEIAKLIETLGGVDILVNNAGISEFGKFTDMSAERWEEILLTNVMGVYNVTREVLPHLIDQNEGDIFNVASTAGLNGNATTSAYSASKFAVIGMSESLMKEVRKNNIRVCTLTPSTIASDMSIELGLTDGNPDHILQPEDFAELIVATLRLPRRAMVKTASLWTTNPQ; via the coding sequence ATGAAATTGAAAGGTAAAAACGCAATTATCACCGGAGGTGGAAGAGGATTAGGTAAAGCTACCGCTGTTGCTTTCGCTCAAGAAGGGATAAACGTTGCTATTACTGGTAGAAACGAGAAAACATTACAAGCAACTGTCACTGAGTTAGAAGCATTAGGAGTGAAAGCTACTTATGCGGTATTCGATGTGACTGATAAAGCAAAAGTAAAAGCTGAAATAGCTAAATTAATAGAAACATTAGGAGGAGTAGATATATTAGTGAACAATGCTGGTATATCAGAATTCGGAAAATTCACAGATATGTCTGCTGAGCGTTGGGAAGAGATTTTACTTACTAACGTGATGGGAGTGTATAATGTGACTAGAGAAGTACTACCTCACTTAATAGATCAGAATGAAGGAGATATCTTTAACGTAGCTTCTACAGCTGGTCTTAACGGAAATGCAACTACGTCTGCATACTCTGCGTCTAAATTTGCAGTGATCGGGATGTCTGAATCACTAATGAAGGAAGTGCGCAAAAACAATATTAGAGTATGTACGCTAACGCCAAGTACTATCGCATCAGATATGTCTATAGAATTAGGGCTTACAGATGGTAACCCTGATCATATCTTACAGCCAGAGGACTTCGCAGAGCTTATCGTAGCTACATTGAGATTACCTAGAAGAGCCATGGTTAAAACAGCATCGCTGTGGACAACTAATCCTCAATAA
- a CDS encoding DUF3050 domain-containing protein translates to MTIQEINAQIAEERNALLQHPLYNKIKTIPHLCTFMEGHVYAVWDFMSLLKALQQQLTCTTTPWFASEFPQTRYLINEIVLAEESDLAYDGQRLSHFEMYLDAMITAKADTTAIEALIRTLKSGTPIFEAIAQTDLDEGVKEFLNFTFKTIEGGKAHEIAAAFTFGREDLIPDMFTEILKGFQQNFPETDLTKLVYYFERHIELDGDEHGPMAMKMISELCGDDQQKWQDVITISKQALIKRYNLWNSIENFIDIK, encoded by the coding sequence ATGACTATTCAAGAAATCAATGCACAGATAGCTGAAGAAAGAAATGCGTTACTTCAACACCCTCTTTATAATAAAATAAAGACTATCCCTCACTTATGTACATTTATGGAAGGGCATGTATATGCGGTATGGGATTTTATGTCATTGCTTAAAGCCTTACAACAACAATTGACTTGTACTACGACTCCTTGGTTTGCCTCAGAGTTTCCACAGACACGCTATTTGATCAATGAGATTGTACTAGCAGAAGAGTCAGACCTAGCCTATGATGGACAGCGTCTGAGCCACTTCGAGATGTACTTAGATGCTATGATAACGGCTAAAGCAGATACTACTGCTATCGAAGCACTTATCCGCACTCTTAAATCTGGAACACCTATCTTCGAAGCGATAGCACAGACAGACTTAGATGAAGGGGTAAAAGAGTTTTTAAACTTTACATTCAAGACTATCGAAGGGGGTAAAGCACATGAGATCGCAGCAGCCTTCACATTTGGTCGCGAAGATTTGATACCAGATATGTTTACTGAGATCTTAAAAGGTTTTCAACAAAACTTTCCTGAGACAGACTTGACAAAGCTAGTCTATTACTTCGAACGTCATATCGAACTAGATGGAGATGAGCATGGTCCGATGGCGATGAAGATGATTTCTGAACTATGTGGAGATGATCAGCAGAAGTGGCAAGATGTCATCACAATCTCTAAACAAGCACTAATAAAACGTTATAACTTGTGGAATTCTATCGAAAATTTTATAGATATCAAGTAA